A stretch of Limanda limanda chromosome 7, fLimLim1.1, whole genome shotgun sequence DNA encodes these proteins:
- the gss gene encoding glutathione synthetase, protein MAQGTPDEVMMNTALIKDLADVARDVALQQGVLMRIEETPNSSELVTYTSFTLFPTPVPKAVFHQALAVQTHYNTLVDRISQDPDFLQEALASTIAVDDFTARLFKIHQQILKEGRSQSIVLGLNRSDYMLDQSEDGTSSLKQIEINTIAASFGGLTSRTPDLHRQILKVAGRLEESQRILDNNPAAGLAGAIAKAWELYGSERAIVMFLVEDTQRNIFDQRCIEYELWKKNIPTRRKRFDDVCKTGTLQDKKLFVDGLEVAVVYFRNGYMPQNYVSEQYWDARLLIERSLAVKCPDIGTHLAGTKKVQQVLAQPGVLKKFFPDQPQVVEQIRATFAGLYTLDMGPEGDQTVAMALAAPDRFVLKPQREGGGNNIYGSEICKILEGMKEPTERTAYILMDKIHPTPSKNYLLIRDAPLQICNCLCELGAFGAYVRRGEDMVMNECVGHLLRTKSSEHADGGVAAGVAVLDNPLLF, encoded by the exons ATGGCTCAGGGAACACCAGATGAGGTGATGATGAATACTGCTCTGATAAAAGACTTGGCAGATGTGGCCAGAGATGTAGCCCTCCAGCAGGGTGTCCTAATGAGGATCGAAGAGACTCCCAACTCATCGGAG TTGGTGACCTACACTTCATTCACACTCTTTCCCACACCTGTGCCTAAAGCTGTGTTCCATCAGGCTCTGGCAGTGCAAACTCACTACAACACCCTGGTGGACAGGATCAGCCAGGATCCAGACTTTCTGCAGGAAGCTCTTGCTAG CACCATCGCAGTGGATGACTTCACTGCGAGGTTGTTCAAGATCCATCAACAGATCCTGAAAGAAGGAAGGTCTCAA TCTATTGTGTTGGGTCTCAATCGCTCTGACTACATGCTGGACCAGAGCGAGGACGGGACGTCATCTCTAAAACAGATAGAGATCAACACCATTGCTGCTAGTTTTGGAGGTCTCACGTCACGCACGCCAGATTTACATCG ACAAATACTTAAGGTAGCCGGCCGGCTGGAGGAGAGTCAACGCATCCTCGACAATAATCCTGCTGCTGGTCTGGCTGGAGCAATTGCTAAAGCCTGGGAGCTGTATGGATCAGAGAG AGCCATCGTCATGTTCTTGGTGGAAGACACCCAAAGAAACATCTTTGACCAGCGATGCATTGAGTATGAACTGTGGAAGAA AAACATTCCTACAAGAAGAAAGCGGTTTGACGATGTCTGTAAAACAGGAACACTTCAGGACAAGAAGCTTTTTGT tgatgGCCTGGAGGTTGCAGTGGTGTACTTCAGGAATGGCTACATGCCTCAGAACTACGTTTCCGAACAG TATTGGGATGCTCGTCTTCTGATCGAGCGCTCCCTGGCTGTGAAGTGTCCAGACATCGGCACCCACCTGGCTGGAACCAAGAAGGTCCAGCAGGTGCTCGCACAGCCTGGAGTTCTGAAGAAGTTCTTCCCCGACCAGCCACAGGTAGTGGAGCAGATCAGAGCAACATTCGCTGGCCTCTACACTTTAGACATG GGCCCAGAGGGTGACCAAACAGTAGCGATGGCTCTGGCAGCACCGGACCGGTTTGTCCTGAAGCCCCagcgagaaggaggag GTAATAACATCTATGGCTCAGAGATCTGCAAGATCCTGGAGGGAATGAAGGAGCCTACAGAGAGGACGGCCTATATTCTGATGGATAAGATCCATCCCACCCCCTCAAAGAACTACCTGCTGATACGAGATGCTCCCCTCCAGATCTGTAACTGTCTCTGTGAACTCGGAGCGTTTGGAGCATATGTCAG ACGAGGTGAAGACATGGTGATGAACGAGTGTGTGGGCCATCTGCTGAGGACCAAGAGTTCAGAACACGCAGATGGAGGCGTAGCAGCGGGAGTCGCTGTGCTGGACAATCCTCTCCTCTTTTGA